A stretch of the Methanomassiliicoccus sp. genome encodes the following:
- the cimA gene encoding citramalate synthase yields the protein MYLLAANVALYDTTLRDGTQSEGVSFSTEDKLDIARRLDQFGMDYIEGGWPGSNPKDQAFFESAAGMKFEHARLVAFGSTRKAGVEASEDPNLRSLVASRAPCVAIFGKSWDLHVKNALRIPLRENLELIADSVSFLKGHGLEVVYDAEHFLDGYKANPRYALETLTVAANAGADWLVLCDTNGGSLPRDVKAAFGAVAKRFDLPLGIHAHNDGDMAVANSLTSVEHGAIMVQGTINGIGERCGNANLCSIIPALTLKMGRKTNIPDLGHLTALSTFVSETANIVVDPKLPYVGRSAFAHKGGVHVNAVMKDAMTYEHIDPALVGNERRVLVSELAGTASILAKMTEFGIDPKKESGKRILDRLKELESEGYQFEGAEASFELLVRRLQDGIRPPFRLEGFRIFVDVAGNNVSSEASIKVVDSTGAMEHTAADGNGPVNALDRAVRKALESFYPELRQVRLADYKVRVIDSKDATGARVRVLIRSTDGERSWTTVGVSSNVIEASLTALLDSMEYKLMKVANGRH from the coding sequence ATTTATTTATTAGCGGCTAACGTCGCACTCTACGACACCACATTGAGAGACGGTACCCAGTCAGAGGGTGTGTCTTTCTCCACCGAAGACAAGCTGGATATCGCCAGAAGGCTCGACCAGTTCGGTATGGATTACATCGAAGGAGGTTGGCCTGGCTCCAACCCCAAGGACCAGGCATTCTTCGAGAGCGCCGCCGGCATGAAGTTCGAGCACGCCCGCCTGGTCGCGTTCGGCAGCACCCGCAAGGCTGGGGTAGAGGCGTCGGAGGACCCCAATCTGCGGTCGCTGGTCGCCTCCCGGGCGCCGTGCGTGGCCATCTTCGGCAAGAGCTGGGATCTCCACGTGAAGAACGCGCTGAGAATCCCACTCAGGGAGAATCTCGAACTGATCGCCGACAGCGTGTCCTTCCTGAAGGGGCACGGCCTGGAGGTCGTCTACGACGCCGAACACTTCCTTGACGGTTACAAGGCCAACCCCCGCTACGCGCTCGAGACCCTGACTGTGGCCGCCAACGCCGGCGCAGACTGGCTGGTGCTGTGCGATACCAACGGGGGCTCGCTGCCGCGGGACGTCAAGGCGGCATTCGGAGCGGTGGCCAAGCGCTTCGATCTGCCTCTGGGGATACATGCGCATAACGACGGAGACATGGCGGTGGCCAACTCCCTCACCTCAGTCGAACATGGGGCCATCATGGTGCAGGGGACCATCAACGGCATCGGAGAACGGTGCGGCAACGCCAATCTGTGCTCAATCATCCCCGCGCTCACCCTAAAGATGGGGCGGAAGACCAACATCCCTGATCTCGGCCATCTCACCGCCCTGTCCACATTCGTCAGCGAAACGGCGAACATAGTGGTGGACCCCAAGCTCCCTTACGTCGGGAGGAGCGCATTCGCTCACAAGGGTGGAGTGCATGTCAACGCGGTGATGAAGGATGCCATGACCTACGAGCACATCGACCCCGCCCTGGTCGGCAATGAGCGTCGAGTGCTGGTCTCCGAGCTCGCCGGGACCGCGTCCATACTGGCCAAGATGACGGAGTTCGGCATCGATCCCAAGAAGGAATCGGGGAAGAGGATCCTTGACCGCCTCAAGGAGCTGGAATCTGAGGGCTACCAGTTCGAGGGCGCGGAGGCGTCGTTCGAGCTCCTGGTCCGCCGACTGCAGGACGGCATCAGGCCGCCGTTCCGCCTGGAGGGCTTCAGGATCTTCGTGGACGTCGCCGGCAACAATGTCTCCTCGGAAGCGAGCATCAAGGTGGTCGATTCCACCGGGGCCATGGAGCACACCGCGGCCGACGGCAATGGTCCGGTGAACGCGCTGGACCGAGCGGTCCGCAAGGCCCTGGAGAGCTTCTATCCGGAACTGCGACAGGTGAGGCTGGCGGACTACAAGGTCCGGGTCATCGACAGCAAGGACGCCACCGGGGCAAGGGTCCGCGTGCTCATCCGCTCGACCGACGGGGAACGCTCGTGGACCACTGTGGGGGTGTCCTCGAACGTCATCGAAGCTTCTCTCACTGCCCTGCTGGACAGCATGGAGTACAAGCTCATGAAGGTCGCCAACGGAAGGCACTGA
- a CDS encoding homoserine dehydrogenase yields the protein MKVVIAGFGTVGQGIAEVIGMRQELFLKSFGKPVHIVGAFDSKTFVKNAKGLDPTELVARKNATGGVGTKAVDGSIKEFIEEYDFDTLIETTPTNIIDSEPGCTHIMAALNAGKNVVTSNKGPLAMKFRELSKAAAKNKVQLRYEASVGGAMPVINLSRELLRGEEIYSLRGILNGTCNFILNRMKDEGLPFDQALREAQEMGIAERDPTYDIDGVDSACKLAILANAIFNMDVTYNDVVRTGIRSITEDAISLAGEQNKVIRLIGEINNKRLEVSPRMVPNGHPLAIGGTLNIVQLITDLAGEITVVGRGAGRKETASALLSDLLAILSDNQAKGR from the coding sequence ATGAAGGTCGTCATCGCCGGGTTCGGAACGGTGGGGCAGGGCATTGCCGAGGTCATCGGCATGCGCCAGGAGCTGTTCTTGAAGAGCTTCGGGAAGCCCGTGCATATCGTAGGAGCGTTCGACTCGAAGACCTTCGTCAAGAACGCCAAGGGCCTTGACCCCACGGAGCTGGTGGCGCGCAAGAACGCCACCGGAGGGGTGGGCACCAAGGCGGTAGACGGCAGCATCAAGGAGTTCATCGAGGAGTACGATTTCGATACCCTCATCGAGACGACCCCCACCAACATCATTGACTCCGAGCCGGGGTGCACCCATATCATGGCCGCGCTCAACGCCGGGAAGAACGTGGTCACCTCGAACAAAGGGCCGCTGGCCATGAAGTTTCGGGAGCTGTCCAAGGCCGCCGCCAAGAACAAGGTCCAGCTGAGGTATGAGGCCTCGGTGGGCGGGGCCATGCCGGTCATCAACCTCTCCCGCGAACTGCTTAGGGGCGAGGAGATTTACTCCCTGCGGGGAATCCTCAACGGAACCTGCAACTTCATCCTCAACCGCATGAAGGATGAGGGGCTTCCCTTCGACCAGGCGCTCAGGGAAGCGCAGGAGATGGGGATCGCCGAGCGGGACCCCACGTACGACATCGACGGCGTGGACTCGGCGTGCAAGCTGGCGATACTGGCTAACGCGATCTTCAACATGGATGTCACCTACAACGACGTTGTGAGGACCGGGATACGGAGCATCACCGAAGACGCCATCTCCCTGGCGGGGGAGCAGAACAAGGTCATTCGCCTCATCGGCGAGATCAACAACAAGCGTCTCGAGGTGTCGCCCCGCATGGTGCCCAACGGACACCCTCTGGCGATCGGGGGCACCCTCAACATAGTGCAACTCATCACCGACCTGGCCGGCGAGATAACGGTGGTCGGCCGGGGGGCGGGGAGGAAGGAGACCGCGAGCGCCCTGCTCAGCGACCTCCTGGCCATCCTAAGCGACAATCAGGCCAAGGGGCGATGA
- a CDS encoding ATP-binding protein, with translation MQGQDPELGTKRAVSMVLLAASAVAAVIAAMMNNLIVFVLSCLSGYLLMLPSMISRRVRWEYPNIYNSLLLILAYFSLVSGSIFIALGIGSLWTVISQLAAGAMVGTIGFLISYAMLRSEIEAGHITPVPVAVFSFVTGLALGALWEIVEFGLDVVLSWRLQTGLDQTMADLAAAALGAGTVALTSLAYMRNPRPSLFHRLLESASDKAPGLMTKRDNASLLRTLIARGEGERLEFKSSLRTNLRTGEADKRMEHAVLKTIAAFLNSDGGTLLVGVKDDGSILGVDVQNFDNLDKFYLHFTNLVGEGLGKETFPFVDSRMIGIDGRAVLEVRCIRAHSPAFLTNGTKEEFFVRSGASSVELLGREMLEYVGNHFDR, from the coding sequence GTGCAAGGTCAAGATCCTGAGCTGGGGACCAAGAGGGCCGTGAGCATGGTGCTGCTGGCGGCGAGCGCTGTGGCGGCCGTGATAGCCGCTATGATGAACAACCTGATTGTCTTCGTCCTGAGCTGCCTCTCCGGGTACCTGCTGATGCTGCCCAGCATGATATCCCGCAGGGTCCGATGGGAATATCCCAACATCTACAACTCCCTCCTGCTGATCCTGGCCTACTTCTCCTTAGTCAGTGGCTCCATATTCATCGCCCTCGGCATTGGCAGCCTGTGGACGGTCATCTCGCAGCTTGCAGCCGGGGCCATGGTAGGGACCATCGGCTTTCTCATCTCCTACGCCATGCTCCGCAGCGAGATCGAGGCCGGCCACATCACTCCCGTCCCGGTCGCGGTCTTCTCCTTCGTCACCGGCTTGGCCCTTGGCGCCCTATGGGAGATCGTGGAGTTCGGCCTGGACGTCGTCCTTTCCTGGAGGCTGCAGACCGGGCTCGACCAGACGATGGCCGACCTGGCTGCGGCCGCGCTGGGGGCGGGGACCGTAGCACTAACGTCGTTGGCTTACATGAGGAACCCCCGGCCTTCTCTTTTCCACCGTCTCCTGGAAAGTGCTTCGGACAAAGCCCCCGGGCTCATGACAAAGAGGGACAATGCCTCGCTTCTGCGAACACTCATCGCCAGGGGAGAGGGGGAGAGGCTGGAGTTCAAGTCGTCCCTGAGGACCAACCTCAGGACCGGGGAGGCCGACAAGAGGATGGAGCACGCCGTGCTGAAGACCATCGCCGCCTTCCTGAACTCCGACGGGGGCACCCTCTTGGTGGGCGTTAAGGACGACGGTTCCATCCTGGGGGTGGACGTCCAGAACTTCGATAATCTCGATAAGTTCTACCTTCACTTCACGAACCTGGTCGGAGAAGGATTGGGGAAGGAGACCTTTCCGTTCGTGGACAGCCGCATGATCGGGATCGACGGAAGGGCGGTCCTGGAGGTACGATGCATCAGAGCCCACTCGCCCGCCTTCCTTACTAATGGCACGAAGGAGGAGTTCTTTGTACGGTCCGGGGCGTCCTCCGTGGAACTCTTGGGACGGGAGATGCTGGAGTATGTGGGGAACCACTTTGACCGATAA
- a CDS encoding carbon-nitrogen hydrolase family protein, with product MASGSESMRIALAQVPCALGDKKVNITRMTGIVENGDADLYVFPELFLTGYMVRDDVFRLAEGMDGASVKAVEQLCDEHGVHVLFGMPAWDDQVPGVLRNSAVLVSPDEIVQRYDKVNPASFGPFEESLYFGAGSSGALLDVEGRKIGAIICYDMFFPELSKAYALAGAEAVICISASPITSREYFEKLIPARAIENTVYTVYVNQVGTQLNQVFFGGGEACGPKGGRLVKNKYFEQDYSSFDVSLDEIRAARRGRPTLRDSLIR from the coding sequence ATGGCCTCAGGTAGTGAATCGATGCGCATCGCCCTCGCTCAGGTACCTTGTGCCCTCGGTGACAAGAAAGTGAACATAACCCGAATGACGGGCATCGTGGAGAACGGCGACGCCGACCTTTACGTGTTCCCCGAGTTGTTCCTCACCGGCTATATGGTGAGGGACGACGTCTTCCGCCTGGCGGAGGGGATGGACGGGGCGAGCGTCAAGGCCGTGGAGCAGCTGTGCGACGAACACGGTGTCCACGTTCTTTTCGGCATGCCCGCTTGGGACGACCAGGTGCCGGGGGTGCTGCGCAACAGCGCCGTTCTCGTCTCCCCGGACGAGATCGTGCAGAGGTACGATAAGGTGAACCCGGCTAGCTTCGGTCCGTTCGAGGAGTCGCTGTACTTCGGGGCCGGGAGTTCGGGAGCGCTCTTGGACGTGGAGGGCCGCAAGATCGGGGCCATCATTTGCTATGACATGTTTTTCCCGGAGCTGTCGAAGGCCTATGCCCTAGCCGGGGCCGAGGCCGTCATCTGCATCTCCGCATCTCCCATCACCTCTAGGGAGTACTTCGAGAAGCTCATACCAGCACGGGCGATCGAGAACACTGTGTATACTGTCTATGTGAACCAGGTCGGCACTCAGCTGAACCAGGTGTTCTTCGGGGGCGGGGAGGCCTGCGGCCCCAAAGGAGGTCGCCTGGTCAAGAACAAGTACTTCGAGCAGGACTACAGCTCGTTCGACGTCTCCCTCGATGAAATCAGGGCGGCCCGACGGGGCCGGCCGACCCTGCGCGATTCTCTTATACGGTGA
- a CDS encoding NAD+ synthase, translating into MRPQLKDYARPAIENFIRQKVEESGGGGAVIGLSGGIDSATVSKLCADAIGPERVLNIFMPSASSSPEDRRDAEEFSKRFNIPFQVIEVSPAVEAFRTMLPSLDRRECAGNVAARCRMIVLFHHAWLMGRVVMGTSNKSELLTGYFTKFGDGGADFCPIGDLYKTEIRQLAREIGVTDAIIDKAPSAGLWEGQTDEGEMGITYEDLDQVLFGIERSLGDEAVAAETGLPLDKVRKVRNMHLRSVHKRKTPLIPKLGVRTLGIDWRE; encoded by the coding sequence ATGAGGCCGCAGCTCAAGGATTATGCCCGCCCCGCAATCGAGAACTTCATCCGCCAGAAGGTCGAGGAGAGCGGAGGAGGGGGCGCGGTCATCGGCCTCAGCGGGGGCATCGACTCGGCCACGGTGTCCAAGCTATGCGCCGACGCTATCGGCCCGGAGAGGGTGCTGAATATCTTCATGCCCTCGGCGTCGTCCTCGCCGGAGGACCGGCGGGATGCGGAGGAGTTCTCTAAAAGATTCAACATCCCTTTCCAGGTGATTGAGGTATCTCCAGCGGTGGAGGCATTCCGCACCATGCTCCCCTCCCTTGACCGCCGGGAGTGCGCCGGGAACGTGGCTGCCCGATGCCGTATGATCGTGCTCTTCCATCATGCCTGGCTTATGGGCAGGGTGGTCATGGGGACGAGCAACAAGAGCGAGCTCCTGACCGGCTATTTCACCAAGTTCGGGGACGGCGGCGCGGATTTCTGTCCCATCGGCGACCTTTACAAGACCGAGATCCGGCAGCTGGCGAGAGAGATCGGGGTGACCGATGCCATCATCGACAAGGCGCCGTCGGCCGGTCTGTGGGAGGGACAGACCGACGAGGGGGAGATGGGCATCACCTATGAGGACCTTGACCAGGTTCTCTTCGGGATAGAGCGCTCCCTGGGAGACGAGGCGGTGGCGGCGGAGACTGGTCTGCCTCTCGACAAGGTACGGAAGGTCAGGAATATGCACCTCCGATCGGTGCACAAGCGCAAGACTCCCCTCATTCCCAAGCTCGGGGTGAGAACGTTAGGCATCGACTGGAGAGAGTAA